The genomic interval CGCTGGGTCGCGGGCACGCGCTTCGGCATCCAGACCGACCGCGAGATCGAAACGATGCGCCTGCGCGCCGCGCACAAGGAGCAGATCGTCGCCGCCGACAGCATGGCCGATTTCCAGATCATCCCCCCGCCGCGCATCGACACCTGGCGTCCCGGCCTGACCAGCGGCCCGCCGGGGCAATTCGGGCGCAAACGGTAAGCGCGAGGCCGTCCTTATCCCCGCGCGTCAAAGGCCGACCGCGCCTTTTCGATCCGGTCGAGATTGGTTTCGGCCCAGACCCAAACGCCGCAAAAGGCTTCGCCCAGACTATGGCCGAGATCGGTCAGGCAATATTCGACCTTCGGCGGGACGACCGGATGCACCGTCCGCACGACGAGGCCATCGCGCTCCATCGCGCGCAAGGTCTGCGTCAGCATCTTCTGGCTGATCCCGGGAACGAGCCGCGACAATTCGGTGAAGCGGCAGGTGCCATGATCCTCCAGCTCCTCCAGGACGAGGAGCGTCCATTTGTCGGCGACCCGGCCGATGAGTTCGTTGACGAGCGTCTCGACGCGCGGATCGACCGGCGCATGCGGATTGTATGAAATTTTTTCGGGCGCGGGCATGGCGGAAAATCCAATTCTCTCTTTTGGGTAACTATGGCACTTTCGGGTGCCTTCTTTCTTCCGGAGAGTATAGGAATATTTAGGCCTCCTCACCATCCCCAAAGGAGAAGCGCCATGAAGACCAGCGACAACACCATCCTCGTCACCGGCGGCGGCTCGGGCATCGGGGTTGCGCTCGCGCAGCGCTGGCACGACGCGGGCAACAAGGTCATCGTCACCGGCCGCAACGCCGCCAAGCTCGACGCGGCGATCGCCGGACGGCCGAACATGACGGCGATGGCGCTCGACGTCACCGACGCCGACGCCATCGCGGCCTTCGCGAAGGAAATTGTCGCGAAGCATCCCGATCTCAACATCCTCGTCAACAATGCCGGGATCATGAGCGCCGAGGATGCGAGTGCGAAGCGCGACCTGTCGCACGCCGAAACCACCGTCGTCACCAACATCCTCGGCCCGATCCGGCTGACCGACGCGCTCGTCGACCATCTCGCGGCGCAAGCGGACAGCGCGATCGTCAATGTGACGTCGGGACTCGCCTTCGTCCCCTTCCCCAAGGCGCCGACCTATTCGGCGACCAAGGCGGCGATGCACAGCTATTCGGTCGCGCTGCGCATCCAACTCGAGGGCAAGGTCGAGGTGATCGAGCTGGCCCCACCCGCGGTGCGCACCGACCTGACCCCCGGCCAGTCGACGCGCGAGGGCTATATGCCGCTGGGCGACTTCGCCGACGAGGTGATGGCGCTGTTCGCGCAGCAGCCGACACCGGCGGAAATCCTCGTCCAGAACGTCCTGCCGCTGCGCAATGCCGAGGCGAACCGAAATGTGCCGCAGGTGCTGGAGATGCTGAAGGGGTTGTGACTCCATTGCCCTCCCCTTCAGGGGAGGGCAGCGAGACTTGGGAGCTTTGCTCCCTAGTCGCAGCGGGTGGGGCCCATCGGCCTTGCGCAAGGCCGATGGCCCCCACCCCAACCCCTCCCCTAAAGGGGAGGGGCTTTTATCGCCCGCAATTGCGCTTTCGCCCCTCCCCCACTATATGGCCGCGCATCATGCAGATTCCCGGCCATATCGACCCCGTGACGACGGGCACCGTTCGCTCACGCGGCGGCAACCGCATCGACCTCGTCGGGCTGACGCGCGACGCGATCGGCGGCGTGCTCGTCGAGGCCGGGCTCGACGCCAAGGCGGCGAAACTGCGCGCCAAGCAGATCTGGCACTGGATCTATCACCGCGGCGTCACCGATTTCGAGGCGATGACCGACATCGCCAAGACGATGCGTCCCTGGCTGACCGACCGTTTCATCATCGGCCGCCCGACGGTGCGCGAGGCGCAGGTGTCGAGCGACGGCACGCGCAAATGGCTGCTCGCCGCCGCCGACGGCCAGGAATATGAGATGGTCTTCATCCCCGACGCCGATCGGGGAACCCTCTGCGTATCGAGCCAGGTCGGCTGCACGCTCAACTGCCGCTTCTGTCACACCGGCACGATGCGCCTCGTCCGCAATCTCGGCGCGGGCGAGATCGTCGGGCAGGTGCTGCTCGCGCGCGACGCGCTCGGCGAATGGCCGAAGGGGACGATGGCGGGCTTCGGCGCCGATCCCGAGGACGAGGATTATGACGATGAGGCCGGGCACTACACCGCCGACGGCCGCATGCTCACCAATATCGTGATGATGGGCATGGGCGAACCGCTCTATAATTTCGACGAGGTCAAGGGCGCGCTCAAGATCGTGATGGACGGCGACGGGCTCGCGCTGTCGAAGCGCCGCATCACCTTATCGACGAGCGGCGTCGTGCCGATGATGGCGCGCGCGGGCGAGGAGATCGGGGTCAATCTCGCGGTCTCGCTCCACGCGGTGACCAAGGAAATCCGCGACGAGATCGTGCCCTTGAACCGCAAATATGGCATCGAGGAACTGCTGCAGGCATGCGCCGATTATCCCGGCGCGAACAACGCCCGGCGCATCACCTTCGAATATGTCATGCTGAAGGACAAGAATGACAGCGATGCGGATGCGCGCGAACTCGTCCGGCTGATCAAGCAATATGGTCTGCCCGCCAAGGTCAATCTGATCCCCTTCAATCCCTGGCCGGGGGCGCCCTATGAATGCTCGACCCCCGAGCGGGTGCGTGCGTTCAGCAACCTCATTTTCAAGGCCGGCATCTCGGCGCCAGTGCGCACGCCGCGCGGGCGCGACATCATGGCGGCGTGCGGGCAATTGAAGAGCGCCGCGACCAAGCCGACGCGCGCCGAACTCGACCGCATCGCCGAGGAAAAACAGGCCGCGCTCGGCTGAGCGCCCTTCACGCGGCACTTTCGCTCTCATAAAAACGTCGGAAATCCGCGGCTCTGCGGATCGGATTTCGCATAGCTATTCTATACCGTGTGGTAAAAATAACACAGGTAAGAAAATTGTCACATTCTGAACGATCCATTCATTGAAGCGACAGGCGTCGACGCCATTTAAGGGCCGGGCCGCGACCCAAAGGGCGTGGTCCGTTTTGAATGAAGGAACGAAAAATGAAAAAATTCGCAGTTGCAGCCGCTCTCCTCTCGGCCGTCGTCGCAACCCCCGCCCTCGCGGCCCCCGCTGGCGAAGGCCGCGTGGAAGTTCGCGGCGGCCTGATCACCGGCAACGGCCAGGACGAAGCCACGCTCGGCGCCGCCGCCGGTTATGACTTCGACCTCGGCAGCTCGACCTTCGTCGGCGCCGAAATCGCGGGCGACAAGGTGCTCGTCGACGGCGCGAACGTCCAGTTCTCGGCCGGCGGCCGCGTCGGCGCCAAGATCGGCGCCAGCGGCAAGCTTTATGCCACCGGCGGTTACACCTTCGGCGACGTGGACGATCCCTATGTCGGCGCCGGCTACCAGCACAAGCTGACCCAGAATGTCTATGCCAAGGGCGAATATCGTCACCAGTTCATCGACAACTTCGGTGACTTCGACACCTTCGTCGTCGGCCTCGGCTTCGCATTCTGATCTCTTCGGACCAGCGAAACGAAAAGAGAGGGGCGGCCTGCGGGTCGCCCCTTTTTTGAACTGCGGCTTTCGACCGGTTGCGGACGTATACGGATCAGCTACATCTTTTGAATGAAGCGCAGCATCTTGTTTCTTGTCGCTGGGATTGCGGCACCACTGCTGGCCTCCTGCTCGCCTCCCATGATTGAGATAATCATATACGAAGACGGCAGCCAGACACGGGCTGATCTGAGCCAAGACTGGGGAGTAGTTTTTTCCGATAAGAGGGCGCCTTGCGTGGAGTCGGTGACCCTTTATCCCGTCGGCAAATTTTCCGGGAGGGCAGCGTGGTCCGGGAAGGCGGTATGGGAAGTAAGGGTCGACAAATCTGTCTGGTGCAAAGATTTGGGAACCGTCGTGGTCGGCCAAACTCCGCGCGGCTTCAAGGAAGTGACCGCGCTCCCTCCCGGTTCGGCCGGTGAATACAAATTGGTGATCCGTGGCGCCGGAGTTGGAGAAGCTTCGCTTGGTCTGGATTAGATGCGATAGGCCCGCTCACCACCCCTCTTCGGTCAACGTCTGGAGTCCGGAACGCAATGGCCGGTTCCGGCCGCAAACAGACATAGCTGAAAAGCAAGCCCCTCCCCTTCAGGGGAGGGGTTGGGGTGGGGGCCATCAGCCTTGCGCAAGGCCGATGGCCCCCACCCGCTGCGACTAAGCCAGCAAGCTGGCAAGTCTCGCTGCCCTCCCCTGAAGGGGAGGGCCTGATTTGGATCAACGTCCACTTCCCACCCCAAAGCGGACAATTGCGCGGCGCTGGCAGCATCTTCTTTCCTTTTGGCCCCGCGCGCGCCACGGTGAGGGTATGACGGCTTTTGCATATATCGGCGCGGCGCTGGCGGAAATCGCGGGCTGCTTCGCCTTCTGGGCGTGGCTCCGGCTCGACAAGCCGATGTGGTAGGTCGTGCCCGGGATCGCGTCGCTCGCGCTCTTCGCCTGGCTGCTCACGCTCGTCGATGCCGAGCATGCGGGGCGCACCTACGCCGCCTATGGCGGGGTCTATATCGTCTCGGCGCTGATCTGGCTCTGGGCGGTCGAGGGCGCGAAGCCCGACCGCTGGGATTTGATCGGCGCCGCCGTCTGCCTCGGCGGCGCGGCGATCATCCTGTTCGGGCCGCGGGGGAGTTAGCGCACGAACATTCTTGATTAAATCGTCATCCCGGCGAAGGCCGGGATCTCACCATATCGGCCTGACGCACCGGCGAGATCCCGGCCTTCGCCGGGATGACGAGACGAGGAAGGCAGTATTTCAGCTGACCGATCGGACCCTATTTCGCGTCCGGCAGCGCCTGTTCGACCAGCGGCGCCAGCCCTTCGGCCACCACCTTCACGCCCTTCGCATTGGGGTGGAGGTTGTCGCCGAGCATCAATGCCTTGTCGGTGACGACATTGTCGAGGATGAAGGGATAGAAGCTCACCTCATATTTCGACGCGAGTTCGGGATAGATGGGGTTAAACTTGTTCGCATAGTCGCTGCCAAGGTTCGGCGCCGCCATCATGCCGGTGAGCAGCACGGGGATGTCGCGCTTGCGAAGCTCGGCGAGCATCGCGTCGAGATTGGCGCGCGTCTGGTCGGGACCGATCCCGCGCAGCATGTCGTTGCCGCCGAGCCCGAGCAGGACGAGCGCGGGCTTCGCCTTGGCATTGTCGAGCACATAGGTCAGCCGCTGGCGCCCCGCCGCGGTCGTGTCACCCGACACTCCGGCATTCTGGACGCGCGCGACGACGCCGTCATCGGCAAGCGCGGTCTGCAATTGCGGCGCGAGGCCCTCTTTCGGTCCGAGCTGGTAACCCGCATAGAGGCTGTCGCCGAAAGCGATCACGAGCGGCGCGTCGGCCGGGATCGCCGCCGACTTGGGCGCCGCATTCTTGTCGTTCGTCGATGCCGGTGGCGCCTCCGCCGACCCGCATGCGGCGAGCGGTTGGCAAAGCGCGATTGCGCAACCATATATCGCGAAAGAGCGCCATCCGGCCGTTTTCATTCCAAAGGGTCCTCTCCTTGCCCGACGCCCCACGACAATCGCCCGATCTGGCGATCGCCGCCCATAATGTGACGCTGACTTTGGGGAGCGACAAGGCCCCCGTCGAAATTTTGCGCGGCGTCGATCTCGAGGTCGCGGCGGGCACGTCGGTCGCGCTGCTCGGCCCGTCGGGATCGGGCAAAAGCTCGCTGATGGCGGTCCTAGCGGGTCTCGAGCGCGCCAATGGCGGCAGCATCCATGTCGCGGGGCTCGACTTCGCGGCGATGGACGAGGACGATCTGGCACGGGCGCGGCGCGGCCGCATCGGTATCGTGCTCCAGGCCTTCCATCTGCTCCCGACGATGACCGCGCTCGAAAATGTCGCGGTGCCGCTCGAACTCGCGGGGATAGCCGATCCGTTCGGCCGCGCCGCGACGGAACTGGAAGCCGTCGGGCTCGGCCACCGCCTCACCCACTATCCCGCGCAGCTTTCGGGCGGCGAGCAGCAGCGCGTCGCGATCGCGCGCGCGATGGCGAGCTCGCCCGCGATCATCTTCGCCGACGAACCGACGGGCAATCTCGACACCGCGACCGGCCAGTCGATCATCGAGCTGATCTTCGCGCGCCGCGCGGCATTGGGCGCGACTTTGCTGATCATCACGCACGATCCCGAGCTCGCCGAACATTGCGACCGCGTCGTCGTGATGCACGACGGACGGATCGAGGAGCGGGCCGCGTGATGACCGCTGGCAATCGATCCTCCCTGTGGCGAAGCCATGGGGAGGTGGCAGCGCGAAGCGCTGACGGAGGGGCTCTGATGCAACCGCCCCGCCCCTCCACCATCGCCTGCGGCGACGGTCCCCCTCCCCACCGCTTCGCGGCAGGGAGGATTTAGTGCTCCCCCTCGCCTCGCTCTGGCGGATCGCGCGGCGCGACCTCGCGACACGTATCCGGGGGCTTCGCCTCCTCGCCGTCTGCCTCTTCCTCGGCGTCGCGACGCTCGCGGCGATCGGCAGCCTGACGCGCGGCATCACCTCCGAACTCGAAGTGCGCGGACAGACGATCCTTGGCGGCGATATCGAATTCAGCCTGCCGCAACGCGAAGCGACGCCCGAAGAAATGGCGGGCTTCCGCCGCGTCGGCACGCCCTCGGCCACCGTGCGCCTGCGCGCGATGGCGAACGATCCCGACGGCGAGGCTTTGCTCTCCGAGCTGAAGGCGGTCGACGGCGCCTATCCGCTCTATGGCACGATGCGGCTGGAGAGCGGCGCGCGTCGGGGGCCGCCGCCGCCGGGCGCGATCTGGATCGCCAAGGACCTCGCCTCACGCCTCGACCTGAAGGTCGGCAGCCAGGTGAAGTTCGGCGAAAAGACGTTCCTCATCGACGGCATCATCGCCGAAGAGCCCGACCGGCTGGGCGAAGGCTTCACGCTCGGTCCCGTCGCGATCATCGGCCTCGCCGACCTGCCCGCGACGCAGCTGATCCAGCCGGGCAGCCTCTATGAAAGCAAATATCGCGTCCGCTTGGCCGAAAGCGCGAACGCGCAAGCGGTCGGCAAGGCGCTGACCGCCGAATTCCCCGATGCCGGCTGGGACATCGCCGACAGCAGCAACGGCGCGCCCGGCACGCGGCGCTTTATCGAGCGCATGGGGCAATTCCTGTCGCTCGTCGGCCTTGCCGCGCTCGTCATCGCGGGGATCGG from uncultured Sphingopyxis sp. carries:
- a CDS encoding helix-turn-helix domain-containing protein, which produces MPAPEKISYNPHAPVDPRVETLVNELIGRVADKWTLLVLEELEDHGTCRFTELSRLVPGISQKMLTQTLRAMERDGLVVRTVHPVVPPKVEYCLTDLGHSLGEAFCGVWVWAETNLDRIEKARSAFDARG
- a CDS encoding SDR family oxidoreductase, yielding MKTSDNTILVTGGGSGIGVALAQRWHDAGNKVIVTGRNAAKLDAAIAGRPNMTAMALDVTDADAIAAFAKEIVAKHPDLNILVNNAGIMSAEDASAKRDLSHAETTVVTNILGPIRLTDALVDHLAAQADSAIVNVTSGLAFVPFPKAPTYSATKAAMHSYSVALRIQLEGKVEVIELAPPAVRTDLTPGQSTREGYMPLGDFADEVMALFAQQPTPAEILVQNVLPLRNAEANRNVPQVLEMLKGL
- the rlmN gene encoding 23S rRNA (adenine(2503)-C(2))-methyltransferase RlmN, whose protein sequence is MQIPGHIDPVTTGTVRSRGGNRIDLVGLTRDAIGGVLVEAGLDAKAAKLRAKQIWHWIYHRGVTDFEAMTDIAKTMRPWLTDRFIIGRPTVREAQVSSDGTRKWLLAAADGQEYEMVFIPDADRGTLCVSSQVGCTLNCRFCHTGTMRLVRNLGAGEIVGQVLLARDALGEWPKGTMAGFGADPEDEDYDDEAGHYTADGRMLTNIVMMGMGEPLYNFDEVKGALKIVMDGDGLALSKRRITLSTSGVVPMMARAGEEIGVNLAVSLHAVTKEIRDEIVPLNRKYGIEELLQACADYPGANNARRITFEYVMLKDKNDSDADARELVRLIKQYGLPAKVNLIPFNPWPGAPYECSTPERVRAFSNLIFKAGISAPVRTPRGRDIMAACGQLKSAATKPTRAELDRIAEEKQAALG
- a CDS encoding outer membrane beta-barrel protein, yielding MKKFAVAAALLSAVVATPALAAPAGEGRVEVRGGLITGNGQDEATLGAAAGYDFDLGSSTFVGAEIAGDKVLVDGANVQFSAGGRVGAKIGASGKLYATGGYTFGDVDDPYVGAGYQHKLTQNVYAKGEYRHQFIDNFGDFDTFVVGLGFAF
- a CDS encoding arylesterase is translated as MKTAGWRSFAIYGCAIALCQPLAACGSAEAPPASTNDKNAAPKSAAIPADAPLVIAFGDSLYAGYQLGPKEGLAPQLQTALADDGVVARVQNAGVSGDTTAAGRQRLTYVLDNAKAKPALVLLGLGGNDMLRGIGPDQTRANLDAMLAELRKRDIPVLLTGMMAAPNLGSDYANKFNPIYPELASKYEVSFYPFILDNVVTDKALMLGDNLHPNAKGVKVVAEGLAPLVEQALPDAK
- a CDS encoding ATP-binding cassette domain-containing protein, whose amino-acid sequence is MPDAPRQSPDLAIAAHNVTLTLGSDKAPVEILRGVDLEVAAGTSVALLGPSGSGKSSLMAVLAGLERANGGSIHVAGLDFAAMDEDDLARARRGRIGIVLQAFHLLPTMTALENVAVPLELAGIADPFGRAATELEAVGLGHRLTHYPAQLSGGEQQRVAIARAMASSPAIIFADEPTGNLDTATGQSIIELIFARRAALGATLLIITHDPELAEHCDRVVVMHDGRIEERAA